In the Sorghum bicolor cultivar BTx623 chromosome 4, Sorghum_bicolor_NCBIv3, whole genome shotgun sequence genome, GTGGCCGCGCTCAAGCGCGCGCAGGCCAACCAGCGCCGCGGCTGCGTCGAGCTGCAGAGCCAGCCGTCGCCGCCAGCGCCAGGCCCGCAACCGCAGTCCACGTCCCCGAGCCAGCAGCAGCCTACTATGCTCACGATCAAGGTCGAGCTGGACCAGCTCATCATCTCCATCCTCGACGACCCCAGCGTGAGCCGGGTCATGCGGGAGGCCGGCTTTTCCAGCGCCGCCGTCAAGACCAACCTCGAGGAGGAGAGCGCCGCCATGCTGCTTGGCCTCGGCAGTCACCACGCCTCCTCGACGCCGTCGTCCTGCTCCCCTGCTCCTCCTCCACCCGCGGCTGTAGTAGTAGTACCGCCTCACTTCTTCCTCGAGCCTTACGGCGGCTTCCCGGCGCACGCCAGTGGCAGCGGCGCGTTGTGGGCAGCGCCGTCCTTGGAGTCCAAGTCCCCATCCCCATGCCCATGCAACGCGGAAGACGTGAGAGCGATCTTGGAGGTGATGTTGACGCGGCGCCAGGGGAGATCACGAGCCAACCCCGTGGTCGTCGGCGACTCCGCGTCCGTTGCCGAGGCGTCCGTCGCTGAGCTGATGCGGCGGATGGAGCGAGGCGACGTCCCCGACGAGCTGCGCGGCGCGCGAGTTCTCcggctccacctctcccacgtcCATGTCCGGCTCATGACCCGCGCCGACGTGGACGCTTGGGTGGCCGACCTGCGCCGCAGCGTCGGCGCCGCCACCGGAACCGACAACACGGGTGCAGGCCTTGTCATCTACGTCGGCGACATGCGCTGGGCCGTCGACagcaacgacgacgacgcccgCGGCTTCAGCCCCGCTGCGCACCTGGCCGCAGAACTCGCCCGCCtgctcggcgagctccgcctccGCGCCGCGTCGCACGGGCACGGCGGGCGCGCCTGGCTGGTGGCGGCAGCGAGCTACGGGACCTTCATGCGGTGCCAGCGGTCGTCCCTGGAGGTGACGTGGGACCTGCAGCCAGTGTCCGTCCCCGCTGGCGCTGgcggcggcctcctcgacctggAGCTCGGCCCTCGCGCTGCAACGGCAAGGTGACAAAGCATTGCCACGCGGCTACGCTGTTGCTTATTACTACTGTTCTTCGTTTCGTACAGTACACTTTGCTTTTGTTTTGATTCACTTTGCTGTGACTGATGTGTTGCTGTCGGCTGTCCTGTCCTGCTCTCTTTTGGTTTGGTCCCTTCTGTTTGGAGTTTGGACTGAGGATGCAATACCCCTGAAACCATTGTTATGTTTGGCCATTCATTAGAAACCTGGAGTAGTAGTAGCTACTGAATTAATTAGGACATGTTCTCATTTTTCATTTCCTTAGCAGGATTAGGAATCCCCAATGCAAACAATCTGATTGCACAACTCATTTATCctcctcctactactactataaATCTCCCCGCCTACTGTTTCGTCTTTGTTTATGAAAAATACTACTATATGCAACACGTACTGGAGCGTAATAGTTGCATCTGTTCTTGCTATCTGCTGTCTTAGCAGCCCGGCTGACGGCAAGGCTGCCCATCCTGCTCAGCTTCCTCTGCTGGATCTTGCACCCAAACAAGAGGATGGCGTGCCAATGCCAACCCTCTGTGCTGAATGCGCTAAATACTACGAAAATGAAGCAACGGTCGTGAGAGCAAAGGCAGCAGGCACCAATCTTGCGCTGACCTTCTTCCCTGGTTGGCCGCAGGCAGACGAACCCAAGACATCGCACAAGGTACAGTAATAATAATCAGaaacaaacacacacacacactagcAAGTGTTGATGAAAAATCAGGAAGAATCTGGTCTCTGAATATATAGTAATGATGTCACTCATATTCAAGGGAATTTTTTTGCATCTTTTGATTGACGCAGGATGATCTGATGGAGCTGAAGAGGAAATGGAGCCGACTCTGCCAGCTGAGGGTTCACTCGCAGCGGAACCAGCCGACTCGTCCGTGGCATGCAAATGCAACCACCTCTAGCAATAGCAGTAGCAACCCAGGGCTGTGCTTAAGCTTTGAGGAGGCGCCCACCTTTCATGGCactggcagcagcagcaagacCAAGCACCAGGATGTCAAGACCACCCTGAGCCTCGTCCTGGAATCCGTCGAGACACCGGATGAGTTCCATCCCCACAAGAGCAAGGGCATGGACGAGGCCATGGCGAGGCCAGCGGCGCAGGAACTAGAGGCGACGGCCGCAGCTAAATCCAGCGACATGAAGAGCGTCCCACCATGGTTGTCGACCTGcgagctgctgccgccgtcgtcCGGTGATCTCAAGAGAAAGGCCGAGAGCGTCCGGATGCCGAGCGAGTCCAAGCGCTGGatgggcggtggcggtggccttGACCTGAACCTACGCGCCGATGACGATGAGGAGGATGGTGGCGGTGGCATtggcagtggcagtggcagCAGTGAAGACGAGCTCGCTCCGAGCGACTTGACAAACGACGGTGAAGGAGGAGCCTGTGGTGATGTGACTGACGACAGCCTCGATAGCCATCGCCATGCTGCTGTGACCTTCGGCTTTGATCACTGAGCGTGGTTGAGGTATTATTGATGGTGTGAGTGCTGGGGATGCATGGAGGGAGCAAGAGGTGCTCGTTGCTGCTTGCAACGTTCAAACTTCAGAATTGGCGGGAAAGTGGAGGGGAAGCAGGGACGACGATCGTGATGATATGGGGCTGGGGCTCTCGGCTTCTTGCTCGAATAGCCGAATAGGCGACATTTGCATGTGGGCTGAGCTCATTTGGCTCCCAATTTTTGTTCATCGATCTATAATGTaggattattattatgtctcaaACTATCAACGAAGATCGATCATATATATTTGCAGTTGGTACGCCATGTCTTAGTCTTGTTGTTTGTTTACTCGTGACAGGCTGGTAGTGCTCTTGTCTCGAatgttaatttttttaaaaaaaaacatagatAAAGCATAGGGTCAACAAAAGGCAACGAACCCAGTGACTATTTTTTGTCCTTTGTTTTTTGACAACACAGGGTTAAACTCTCGAGTCTCGACATGTAGGTAAAAGTTCGTTCAACACTTCAACATCGGGTCTCCTACCACTACACTATGCGCATATGTTCTCCTTTGGCTCCGACTGTAATATAGCAACTGCTTTGAAttcatgatttaattaaagaacttCCAAAGCAAGGAAAAAACATAAGTAAAAtcctaaggtcttgtttggatacCATATATAAAATCACAATTTCATATGTGTTGAGGTGAAGTAAGATGAAAACTAGTTAATATAGATTGAGGTATATAAACGAACATCCAAACAAACACCAATAGTAGCTAAACACGTAAAATTGCAACCATGACCAATTCCGATAAAAACTTTCGGTACACGGAAATTTGCATGAATCTGAGGAGAACAAAGGCATCATCGGAGTTTTGGCATAAAGTAGTTAGACCTTGTCCCAACGCGTCACATTCCTGAGGAGATTCTCTCCCAAAAAAAGATACTGTACTTTATAATTCTAACTCTATTCTTAATAATAtgttctaaattaaaaaaaaagagtgttAATATTTATATCACAAAATATGCATCCTATAAAAAATATGTCATATTAATTAATATTTTAATATCTAATATTATAAATACTGATACTTACCAAATTTAGTGAAACTCAATGATTTATCTTTTGGATAGAGAGAGTCTTACTACCTGGTAGCCATGATTTTTCGGAGCCTAACATGGCTAGAATTACTGTAGAGTATATGTTCACTCGGCATGTGTGACAGTGAAAAGAGAATTGCGGCTTCCAACGCAAACAAGAGCGCAGGCATGGGTGCAAATTTCTGACAGTCTTTCTCTTTGTTTCTTTGTCATCTGTGAATCTGCCGTCCGTCTGTCTTTCACCCCTCCTATTGCCGACCCTTTTCTTGTTTGTTTGTAAGCAAGCGCGCACTTTGCAGGCACGCTGGAAAAGCAAAAGAAAAGAGGTTAGAATTTCGGACCGCCGCGGTGGCAGTGAGCGACCAGACTGAGGGGCTGTttaggagatgaaaatttttggaaggaTGTCTCAAgggtttttttagaaactaataaaaaaataaattacataactcgtctggaaactgtaagacaaatctattaagtataattaatctgtcattaacacatgtgggttactgtagcacttcaggctagtcatggactaactagtcttaaaagattcgtctcgcgattcttaaaCAAACTGTGtacttagtttattttttatctacatttaatgttccatgtatgtgtccaaagattcgatgggatggatgaaaaatttttgggtgggaaactaaacaggaccagttaaaaaaatttgtaaagttttcaagattttacatcacatcaaatttttagtaTATgcttggagcattaaatatatataaaaaactaattacataattcgtctgttatgagacgaatcttttaaacctagtaaatttgtaattagataataattatcaaataaaaataaaaatactacagtagctaaaaccaaaaattttcaccaactaaacagtcCCTGACTGTGTGACTAGGATATAAGAGAAAACCCGAAATTTGTGTTCAACTGCATAGGGTGAAATTTTGTTGTCCAAGCATTGCTTTTCGTTGTAAAGAAAGCTTTTATACATGTCTTTGAAATATACTCTCAGCCTctgcctaaggccttgtttagttcctaaaaaattttacaaaatttttcagattccccatcacatcgaatctttagacacatgcatgaagtattaaatatagataaaaataaaaactaattgcatagtttggtcgaaattgacgagacgaatcttttgaatctagttagtctatgattggataatatttatcaaatacaaacgaaaaagctatagtgtcgattttataaaatattttggaactaaacaaggcctagtaagAGGCACGCAACCATAAGACCGAAAGAAGACCGTTATTCTAGTAACTATTCAAATCTGTAGACTAAATCAGCATCTATATGCCTAGAAAAATAATATTCTTTAGCCACCTGCGCTACCTATCATGAGACCACCACAACCAAGTCTCGAGAAGCCACTATATGTAGAATAGTCTAAGTACATAGATAACATGCACATGGAGAACatgttttttcttttcaaaGACAATATCATCTCTATCTCTTATAGAATCCCACTAGCTACATATCGTCCACTGAGCAATGTTCTATCACATGTAATTAAAACCCACTAGCACATGCCAATTATAATGTCCATGTCAGCAATACACACAAGCATTTTATTATCCATGTCAACATACCATGTAATCTACTAATTCGCAATTCCGTAGCAACGTACAGAGTATGCTTCTAGTTTATACTAAGCCAAAGTGACCAACAAGTAGAAGCTGCTCCAAGCAGGAGTGGTTTTAATTCTTTAAATAAATCCTCCTAACCAATCACCAAACAAGTGAGAAACACTGCAAGGTTTTGGGCCATGGATCACCAGAGTATTTGGATAATAGGCTAAATGTGAACTAATTAAAATTTTCTTTTTTAATGAGTTCTACTCATCAATTAGCCTTTATTAGTTTTGTTAGACCATGATTAGTTCATGTTTAAACCTTCTATTTGGCATCCAAAACattgactaaaatttagtttaGTCCATTCAAACACACACTTACTTAGTCCAGTAGCCATATAAAAAATCAACCAAATAAAACAAGCAAAGTGATCGATATTCAAAAACCAGGTGCCTAATTGTGTCATCTTTGTGACAAAAGTAACATGTTTTACTACCATGTCAGTTGCGCTTAGCAAGATTATCCTTGGTCAATACAAGTCCTCTTAGTAAGTACCataaaaagattttaatttttAATGGGGTCTTTAGTTTCCATAAACTTCTATTAAAATTGGGAACATCAACATTTATTAATATTTGGTAGTGTGATTTTACTGAGAATTGTTCATTTCGATGTAAATTCTAATGAAAAACATCTAGATCCTAGGACAACGGTATGTTAGTAATGCATGGTAAAATATTGTTCCAAGCTACTAAATTTAGAATATGTAAGATTTGGTGGAGAAATGCTAAGCATTTTGTAACGATCAAAAGGTCATTCCAACATAAACTTTTCAAAAACATCCCTTGAAGCTAGAACCCTAACCAACACATTGGTCCGACTTAGACCCAAACTCCTATAACATCTCGCAACATGTCTAGGTTGTAAGTCTCCATCGACCTTGGCACAAAGGCAACAACCCTTTTTGGCCATCCTCGATAGTGGACAATCTTCCTAACCTAGTGGAAGCTCTTGGATCTTAACTCTTGATGGAAAGGACCGCAAATTTTGCTCTTAAACTTCATAACCTTCCTAGtctgtcacaccccaaaatttttgATTTTGGGTATATCTTCCATCAATCGATCTATTAAAATTTCTCGGGAGttttctagtttttttttctgaaattcTTTTCCACTTTCctatgagcataatctaattttaaaATACTTTTAGATATCTTTTCATGAgctataaatattttatttgggtTCCTCGTGTTCTAAAAATATCTCTAAAAATTTTCTCATAATTTTTAGAGCCTTCGGAGTATTTTTTTTTACCTTAAAAATCAATTCTGGACTTTCTAAAATTATTTTTATTCacgaaattaattaaatatCTCGTTTTTCCATCaacccaaaaccctaacactatatatatgccggcgtagTCCTTGACTCGCTGATTCCGAAAGTACAACCGCTTTTCTGAGCCGCCACTTCTATCGTCCTAGATCTAAAGCCGAAGTTTCGAAACCTAGAGCTCCGGCGAACTTCCGACGAAGGTTCGGCGAGCTTTTCCGGCCACGTTCCTCATCTCTGGCGAGTTCCACTTCCACCTCGAGGTTCGTTTCGTCATTCTCTACACCGGCATGTCTTTCGTTGTACGAATCCATAGTAGTTTTATGGTTCCTAACCTTCTATCGCTTTTCCGACGGGATTCCGGCATAAACTCCATTGACGACCACAAAGCTCCTTCGTTCCGACCGTCCTGGCCCTTGGCTGCGTCACGGCCAAACTGCGCCGCCAAGCCGAGTCCTGTGGTTTGCGTGGCCTCTCTCGCACGCTGCTTGCAGCTGCCATAGGCGCCACCGTCGATCGCGTGGCCGGCTCTGTGCAGCCCGTGGAGGTAGGCTGCCGTGAAGACTCCTAGCCTAGCCCGTCGTGGGTGCGTGCCCAGCGCCGTCTACGGCCGGTTGGCAGGCCAGCGCAGAGGCCATCCTCCTCTCGTGCAATTGGTGCAGCAGCATCAGCACTCAACCATGGCCAGGGCCACATCCAGATGGAAACGACGACCAAGGTAGAAGATAAGGTTATTACGGTTTTGCCACTGCTCGTTTAATCTCTGTCATTTATTCGTTTTACGACCGATTTGAGTGGTTtaagttgcgttagattcgtatcgaCGGATTCTACATAGTAGTATACATATTTATTATGTAACTCAATTCTaaatttattgatttaaatgtaatttatttaatatttaattaatagCTTCCTAATAAAAATTAATCTAGGGTTATAATTCTGTTTTTGGTTGCGTTGTGACCACACCAACTTTAAGTTATGAGTTAGTAACAATATTTGTCATGTTATGAgtttataaatttaattaatcatattaatttgattcatgcttatatatgtcttatTGAATTCAAAGTGGCTTAGGTTCATAATTTCAatctttataaataaataaatcaatcAATAAGTGT is a window encoding:
- the LOC8081696 gene encoding protein SMAX1-LIKE 4, which encodes MRAGAYTVHQSLTAEAAAVLKLSLGLARRRGHAQVTPLHVAYTLLGVSEPSSSPRLFTTTTPAYGGLLMRACARSRSQSQTHPAQCRALELCFNVALNRLPTGNAAGFGGSSPSTSFAASLLQQPSPTLSNALVAALKRAQANQRRGCVELQSQPSPPAPGPQPQSTSPSQQQPTMLTIKVELDQLIISILDDPSVSRVMREAGFSSAAVKTNLEEESAAMLLGLGSHHASSTPSSCSPAPPPPAAVVVVPPHFFLEPYGGFPAHASGSGALWAAPSLESKSPSPCPCNAEDVRAILEVMLTRRQGRSRANPVVVGDSASVAEASVAELMRRMERGDVPDELRGARVLRLHLSHVHVRLMTRADVDAWVADLRRSVGAATGTDNTGAGLVIYVGDMRWAVDSNDDDARGFSPAAHLAAELARLLGELRLRAASHGHGGRAWLVAAASYGTFMRCQRSSLEVTWDLQPVSVPAGAGGGLLDLELGPRAATASPADGKAAHPAQLPLLDLAPKQEDGVPMPTLCAECAKYYENEATVVRAKAAGTNLALTFFPGWPQADEPKTSHKDDLMELKRKWSRLCQLRVHSQRNQPTRPWHANATTSSNSSSNPGLCLSFEEAPTFHGTGSSSKTKHQDVKTTLSLVLESVETPDEFHPHKSKGMDEAMARPAAQELEATAAAKSSDMKSVPPWLSTCELLPPSSGDLKRKAESVRMPSESKRWMGGGGGLDLNLRADDDEEDGGGGIGSGSGSSEDELAPSDLTNDGEGGACGDVTDDSLDSHRHAAVTFGFDH